A DNA window from Ornithobacterium rhinotracheale DSM 15997 contains the following coding sequences:
- a CDS encoding PepSY-associated TM helix domain-containing protein, which yields MNWKKTREIFRIIHLWAGLIAGIFIFILCFTGSVLVFREDLVKAMNPSVFVINPSGEKQNIEQLIQKIETKTHKNVVSFELNNQATAPYTFMLKDKKQQKGKPESVCVNPYTAEILGNSKELVGSDFFMFNFKLHRWLLLPIEAGRPIIGIVTLLFVLGLVTGIVVWFPKNLKHYKRGFKIKWKANWKRINHDFHSSFGLYSLLFLFVMGVTGLCWSFGWWKDASSFVIGAQIFNREKTEIKVPEQGENLTLSQIVEKANQQLLYEYDVLRFSDFNQEEKATAVNAYKNGFAAISLPDTYYFSPKTGEVLEQELIKDLAFNAFLAKSVHDLHMGKLYGTFNKILFLLFSLIGALLPITGFLIWWNKGRKLR from the coding sequence ATGAATTGGAAGAAAACACGCGAAATATTTAGAATAATTCATCTTTGGGCAGGATTAATTGCTGGAATATTTATTTTTATACTTTGTTTTACGGGAAGTGTTTTGGTGTTTAGAGAGGATTTAGTCAAGGCAATGAACCCGTCGGTTTTTGTAATTAATCCATCGGGCGAAAAGCAAAATATCGAACAATTAATCCAAAAAATTGAAACAAAAACCCATAAAAATGTGGTTTCTTTTGAGTTAAATAATCAAGCAACAGCACCCTACACTTTTATGCTAAAAGATAAAAAACAACAAAAAGGAAAGCCCGAAAGCGTGTGTGTAAATCCTTATACCGCAGAGATTTTAGGGAATAGCAAAGAGCTTGTGGGGAGCGATTTTTTTATGTTTAATTTCAAATTGCACCGTTGGCTACTTTTGCCCATTGAGGCGGGGCGTCCGATTATAGGGATTGTTACTTTGCTCTTTGTTTTAGGTCTTGTGACGGGAATTGTGGTGTGGTTTCCAAAGAATTTAAAGCACTATAAAAGAGGATTTAAAATCAAATGGAAAGCCAATTGGAAAAGGATTAATCACGATTTTCACAGTAGTTTTGGGTTATATTCGTTGTTATTTCTTTTCGTAATGGGCGTTACGGGACTTTGCTGGTCGTTTGGCTGGTGGAAAGATGCATCGAGTTTTGTGATTGGGGCACAAATCTTTAATCGTGAAAAAACAGAAATCAAAGTGCCTGAGCAGGGCGAAAATTTAACTTTAAGCCAAATCGTAGAAAAAGCCAATCAGCAACTTTTGTATGAATACGATGTTTTGCGCTTTTCGGACTTTAATCAAGAAGAAAAAGCCACCGCAGTAAATGCGTATAAAAATGGTTTTGCTGCGATAAGCTTGCCCGACACTTATTATTTTTCGCCTAAAACAGGCGAAGTGCTGGAACAAGAATTAATCAAAGACTTAGCATTTAATGCGTTTTTGGCTAAATCCGTTCACGATTTGCACATGGGGAAATTGTATGGCACTTTTAATAAAATTCTTTTTCTGCTATTTTCTTTAATCGGAGCATTGTTGCCGATTACGGGATTTTTAATCTGGTGGAACAAAGGAAGAAAATTACGATGA
- a CDS encoding RNA methyltransferase yields MRKLRVDELNRLSVEDFENAPKIPLVVVLDNIRSMHNVGAVFRTGDAFVIEKLVLCGITATPPNKEIRKTAIGATESVTWEYEKETIDAVQKLKDEGYKIVCVEQVESSTDFTDFVPEKGEKYALILGNEVSGVQQSVVDLSDICLEIPQSGTKHSLNVSVCAGIVMWQFYKYLK; encoded by the coding sequence ATGAGAAAACTACGAGTAGATGAACTAAACCGACTTAGCGTAGAAGATTTTGAAAATGCCCCTAAGATTCCGCTAGTGGTGGTTTTAGACAATATAAGAAGTATGCACAATGTGGGAGCTGTTTTCAGAACAGGCGATGCTTTTGTGATTGAAAAACTGGTGCTTTGTGGCATTACCGCGACGCCGCCCAATAAGGAGATTCGCAAAACTGCCATCGGTGCCACCGAAAGTGTGACTTGGGAATACGAGAAAGAAACCATAGATGCCGTGCAAAAATTAAAAGATGAAGGCTACAAAATTGTGTGCGTAGAGCAAGTGGAATCTAGCACAGATTTCACGGATTTTGTCCCAGAAAAAGGCGAAAAATACGCATTGATACTTGGGAACGAAGTTTCGGGTGTGCAACAATCGGTGGTGGACTTGAGCGACATTTGTTTAGAAATTCCACAATCGGGTACTAAGCATTCGCTGAATGTGAGCGTTTGCGCGGGGATTGTGATGTGGCAATTCTATAAATATTTGAAATAA
- the ychF gene encoding redox-regulated ATPase YchF, whose product MKCGIVGLPNVGKSTLFNSLSSAKAQSANYPFCTIEPNLGTVQVPDPRLAVLEKLVNPERVQTAVVEIVDIAGLVKGASKGEGLGNQFLANIRECQAIIHVLRCFDNGNITHVEGSIDPIRDKEIIDLELQLKDLETIEKRLEKAKKAARTGDKEATLVKEVLEKCYACLEEGKNTRQLEWSDAEQPVFDELHLLTAKPVLYVCNVDEAAVKQGNEYVEKVKEFAAKEDALVIMLAAQIEADIMELETYEERQLFLDELGLEEPGVNRLIRAAYDLLKLQTYFTAGVKEVRAWTIHKGDTAPQAAGVIHSDFEKGFIRAEVIHFEDYEKYGSESKCREAGKLSIEGKEYVVQDGDVMHFRFNV is encoded by the coding sequence ATGAAATGTGGAATTGTAGGTTTGCCCAATGTCGGGAAATCAACTTTATTTAATAGCTTATCAAGTGCCAAGGCACAATCAGCCAACTATCCGTTTTGTACCATCGAGCCAAACTTGGGAACTGTGCAAGTGCCAGACCCAAGACTTGCTGTGCTTGAGAAATTAGTAAACCCAGAAAGAGTACAGACTGCCGTGGTGGAAATCGTGGACATTGCAGGATTGGTAAAAGGAGCGAGCAAAGGAGAAGGGTTGGGAAACCAGTTTTTGGCAAATATTAGAGAATGCCAAGCCATAATTCATGTTCTGCGTTGTTTTGACAACGGGAACATCACCCATGTCGAAGGAAGTATCGATCCAATTCGCGACAAGGAAATCATAGATTTAGAATTGCAATTAAAGGATCTAGAAACCATTGAGAAAAGACTAGAGAAAGCGAAAAAAGCAGCTAGAACTGGAGACAAAGAAGCTACACTTGTAAAAGAAGTTTTGGAAAAATGCTACGCTTGTTTAGAAGAAGGAAAGAATACTCGCCAGCTTGAGTGGAGCGATGCAGAGCAACCTGTTTTTGATGAGTTACATTTATTAACGGCTAAACCCGTTTTGTATGTGTGTAATGTGGACGAAGCCGCTGTGAAACAAGGCAACGAGTATGTAGAAAAAGTAAAAGAATTTGCAGCCAAAGAAGATGCCCTTGTTATCATGCTTGCGGCACAAATCGAAGCTGATATCATGGAGCTTGAAACTTATGAAGAGCGACAATTATTCTTAGACGAATTGGGCTTAGAAGAGCCAGGTGTCAATCGATTGATTCGTGCGGCGTATGATTTATTAAAACTTCAAACTTATTTTACTGCGGGGGTAAAAGAAGTGCGTGCATGGACTATTCACAAAGGAGATACAGCACCACAAGCTGCGGGGGTGATTCACTCAGATTTTGAGAAAGGATTTATTCGTGCCGAGGTAATTCATTTTGAAGATTACGAAAAATATGGCTCAGAATCTAAATGCCGTGAAGCAGGAAAATTAAGCATAGAAGGAAAAGAATATGTGGTGCAAGATGGCGATGTGATGCACTTTAGATTTAATGTCTAA
- a CDS encoding TonB-dependent receptor, which translates to MKKYAWLLFLFCVSVFAQNVHIKGNLHDAENFPIPYAHITFENIKDDKIFKETYTESNGEFSIEIPAGTYEMSIQPVNGGLIKREKIFNKDTDFGIIQIEAKSISLSEVNAVGSKPLYRLELDKRVYDMERDPSVRGASISDALNNVPSIQVDTDGTISLRGNTNLRVLIDGKPSAMTGISNVADALKNLPAESVQRVEVITNPSARYDAEGTAGIINIIMKKGSNIGFNANFNTTLGIPEQESFSANMNFKTKKWNFFINPNIRHSNYAGKRSFNNAFFDTAGKVKSRETQNGETQRKRFSTGVNLGVEHYISDKTSVTLSGNFNYREGDNLSTLNYNSYAYDELVGKRKRITTERAFDRSVEGVFSLKHEFNDKGHELNFVATSSYSPDNARSNIQAITELGTQPNLSQRSFNPESSTRNLLKLDYVLPLQEKARFEFGYKGEWQSNTSDYAVQNLDSDIWITKKGFADVLDYDQNIQAVYSQYGNKHGRFSYLFGLRMEHSDIKIASKNANKKNNKNYSSWFPSASLNYSLDDKENNQIQITYSRRIRRPMGRFLSPFNNYSDDRNVFIGNPDLDPTFSDAYELSYITQIGKVSITPSVYYRHSKDEINVFRRRAEIDGNQTFITQPINAGSQNSYGMEFIVSAPLAKWWRMFSNFNFYKYKMDAIYHDPLSQKAYDLSRDAFNWSGRISNNLKLPGKIETQLSAFYYGPVRSEQSKSKAMYGIDLGMSKDVLKGNGTLTLNVRDILNSRKRRVENYGEDYFSEMEMQWRPRSMSLSFSYRINQKKKRERGNREDMGGDEMMEF; encoded by the coding sequence ATGAAAAAATACGCTTGGCTACTCTTTCTATTTTGTGTGAGTGTTTTTGCACAAAATGTGCATATCAAAGGGAATTTGCACGATGCAGAGAATTTCCCGATTCCTTATGCACACATTACTTTTGAAAACATTAAAGATGATAAAATCTTTAAAGAAACCTACACTGAATCCAACGGAGAATTTAGCATTGAAATTCCAGCGGGCACTTATGAAATGAGCATTCAGCCCGTGAATGGTGGCTTGATTAAGCGTGAAAAAATCTTTAATAAAGATACCGATTTTGGAATTATTCAAATTGAAGCCAAAAGCATTTCGCTTTCGGAAGTAAATGCCGTGGGTAGCAAGCCGCTGTATCGTTTGGAGCTCGACAAGCGTGTGTATGACATGGAACGCGACCCGAGTGTGCGCGGTGCCAGTATTTCAGACGCGCTGAACAATGTGCCATCTATTCAAGTGGATACCGACGGGACGATTTCGCTTAGAGGAAATACGAATTTGCGTGTTTTGATCGATGGCAAGCCATCTGCCATGACAGGAATCTCTAATGTGGCTGATGCCTTGAAAAATCTCCCCGCCGAATCGGTGCAACGCGTAGAGGTGATTACCAATCCTAGCGCAAGATACGACGCAGAAGGCACCGCAGGAATCATCAATATTATTATGAAAAAGGGTTCAAATATTGGTTTTAATGCTAATTTCAACACCACCCTGGGAATCCCTGAGCAAGAGAGCTTTAGTGCTAATATGAATTTTAAAACCAAAAAATGGAATTTCTTTATTAATCCCAACATTCGCCACAGCAATTATGCAGGAAAGAGAAGTTTTAACAATGCCTTTTTCGATACAGCGGGCAAGGTGAAAAGTCGTGAAACGCAAAATGGAGAAACGCAAAGAAAGCGTTTTTCTACGGGCGTAAATCTAGGCGTGGAACATTATATTTCAGACAAAACAAGCGTTACACTTTCTGGAAACTTCAATTATAGAGAGGGCGATAATCTAAGCACGCTCAACTACAACAGCTACGCCTACGATGAATTGGTGGGCAAACGCAAAAGAATCACCACTGAGCGAGCTTTTGACCGCTCGGTAGAAGGCGTTTTTAGCTTAAAACATGAATTTAACGACAAAGGGCACGAGCTGAATTTTGTAGCCACTTCGTCGTATAGCCCCGACAATGCTCGTTCCAACATTCAAGCGATTACAGAGCTTGGCACTCAGCCAAATTTAAGCCAACGAAGTTTTAACCCTGAAAGTAGCACAAGAAATTTATTGAAACTGGATTATGTATTGCCTTTGCAAGAAAAGGCGAGATTTGAGTTTGGCTACAAGGGCGAATGGCAAAGCAACACGAGCGATTATGCGGTGCAAAATTTGGACAGCGACATTTGGATTACTAAAAAGGGTTTTGCCGATGTTTTGGATTATGACCAAAACATTCAAGCGGTGTATTCGCAATACGGGAATAAACACGGGCGTTTTTCTTACTTATTTGGGCTACGCATGGAGCATTCAGATATAAAAATTGCTTCTAAAAATGCGAATAAGAAAAATAACAAAAATTATTCCAGCTGGTTTCCTTCGGCAAGTTTAAATTATAGTCTAGACGATAAAGAAAACAACCAAATTCAGATTACTTATAGCCGAAGAATCCGTAGACCGATGGGGCGATTTTTAAGTCCGTTTAATAATTATTCAGACGACCGAAATGTCTTTATCGGGAATCCAGATTTAGACCCTACTTTTAGCGATGCCTACGAGCTTTCCTACATTACACAAATCGGGAAAGTGAGCATCACGCCGAGTGTTTATTACAGGCATTCAAAAGATGAAATTAATGTGTTTAGACGCCGTGCAGAAATCGATGGCAACCAAACATTCATCACGCAACCCATCAATGCAGGAAGCCAAAACAGCTATGGAATGGAATTTATCGTTTCGGCTCCTTTGGCTAAATGGTGGCGAATGTTTAGTAATTTTAATTTTTATAAATATAAAATGGACGCAATCTACCACGATCCGCTTTCACAAAAAGCCTATGATTTAAGCCGTGACGCGTTCAACTGGTCGGGCAGAATATCCAATAATTTAAAACTACCTGGCAAAATCGAAACGCAATTAAGTGCTTTCTACTACGGTCCTGTGAGAAGTGAGCAATCTAAGTCTAAGGCGATGTATGGCATAGATTTAGGCATGAGCAAAGATGTGCTAAAAGGCAACGGAACGCTCACGCTCAATGTGCGAGATATTTTAAATTCTAGAAAAAGACGGGTAGAAAATTACGGCGAGGATTATTTCTCTGAAATGGAAATGCAGTGGCGTCCCAGAAGTATGAGCCTGAGCTTCTCCTACCGAATCAATCAGAAAAAGAAACGAGAGCGTGGCAATCGTGAAGATATGGGGGGCGATGAAATGATGGAATTTTAA
- the der gene encoding ribosome biogenesis GTPase Der yields MANIVAIVGRPNVGKSTLFNRLLQRREAIVDSVSGVTRDRHYGKSDWNGKEFTVIDTGGYIEGSDDAFEGEIRKQVELAIEEASIIVFVVDNQIGVTDMDKRVALLLQQTTDKPVFLAVNKVDSNKNIMDAVEFYELGFEKYYTISAASGGGTGDLLDAIVEALPNDEHKDPFEGLPKITIAGRPNVGKSTFTNALLGEERNIVTDIAGTTRDSIETLYSKFGQEFVLIDTAGMRKKNKVEEDLEFYSVMRSIRAIEDCDVVILMIDAERGIESQDMKIFNLAQKNRKGILILVNKWDAVEKETNTMKEMEAAIKLRIAPFTDVPILFISALTKQRIHKAVETAVRVYENRKRRVKTSQLNDILLPIVKATPPPATKGKYIKIKYITQLPTNTPQFALFANLPQYVKEPYKRFVENQLRKHFDFSGVPIQVHFRQK; encoded by the coding sequence ATGGCAAATATTGTAGCAATCGTTGGGAGACCCAATGTAGGGAAATCCACTTTGTTTAATAGGTTATTGCAACGCCGCGAGGCGATTGTAGATAGCGTGTCTGGTGTTACCCGAGATCGCCACTATGGTAAGTCTGACTGGAACGGGAAGGAATTCACCGTGATTGATACAGGCGGATACATCGAAGGATCGGACGACGCATTTGAAGGAGAAATCAGAAAGCAAGTAGAATTAGCTATCGAGGAGGCGAGCATCATCGTTTTTGTGGTGGATAACCAAATCGGTGTGACAGATATGGACAAGCGTGTGGCTTTGTTGCTACAACAAACTACCGATAAACCTGTTTTCTTGGCTGTGAACAAGGTAGACAGCAACAAAAATATCATGGACGCAGTAGAGTTCTATGAATTAGGTTTCGAGAAATATTACACCATTTCTGCGGCAAGTGGAGGAGGAACAGGTGATTTGCTCGATGCGATTGTAGAAGCTTTGCCAAACGATGAGCACAAGGATCCGTTTGAAGGTTTGCCAAAAATCACGATTGCAGGTAGACCGAATGTCGGAAAATCAACATTCACCAATGCACTTTTGGGCGAGGAGCGAAACATCGTAACCGATATTGCGGGGACTACGCGTGATTCTATCGAAACGCTATATTCAAAATTTGGGCAAGAATTTGTGTTGATCGACACTGCAGGAATGCGCAAGAAAAATAAAGTAGAAGAGGATTTAGAATTTTATTCCGTGATGCGTTCCATTCGTGCGATTGAGGATTGCGATGTCGTGATTTTGATGATTGATGCCGAGCGAGGTATTGAGTCTCAAGACATGAAGATCTTTAATTTAGCTCAAAAAAACCGAAAAGGAATTTTAATTTTAGTCAATAAATGGGACGCGGTGGAAAAGGAAACCAATACCATGAAAGAAATGGAAGCGGCGATAAAATTAAGAATTGCACCATTTACCGATGTGCCGATTTTGTTCATTTCAGCATTAACTAAACAAAGAATTCATAAAGCGGTGGAAACTGCAGTGCGTGTGTATGAGAATCGCAAACGCAGAGTAAAAACCAGTCAGCTAAACGATATTTTATTACCTATCGTAAAAGCTACTCCGCCACCTGCCACCAAAGGAAAATATATCAAGATTAAATATATTACACAATTACCGACTAATACGCCACAATTTGCCTTATTCGCGAATTTGCCACAATATGTGAAAGAGCCGTATAAGCGTTTTGTGGAAAATCAACTGAGAAAACATTTTGATTTCTCTGGCGTGCCGATTCAAGTGCATTTCAGACAGAAATAA
- a CDS encoding DUF4856 domain-containing protein → MKKGIILAFLAGAVCLTSCNSNDDDNNRVEPPVKKEVLEANDAQLFNQELAKFKETAGFKKASAEVAIAAKINGDYESSSPEQLVRLFTDLAPYVGQAEQFKQWLQKSKENQTEVAVDGKAGYLGKRIVDAKGVETFMLYKKGITGGLQIHNITEGIKSIKQGKDVQNNLNVVMGYLFGVDDFTLTTGKDGKYKLVVNNDEKARPKNELLRYINQVSEKPNTPILANIVSAVNTASTNIKDPKKLNQSLDVISESVAKILALRAVHYFDEFVDDLSSEDKRVTAVHEMSEGLGFVYGLQFTYNPATGKPYFSNQEVTDYVNSIDFWKADEAKEKLSEIANELAKRLKFNRKDA, encoded by the coding sequence ATGAAAAAAGGAATTATTTTGGCTTTTTTAGCTGGAGCCGTTTGTTTAACAAGTTGCAATAGCAATGATGATGACAACAATCGAGTAGAGCCACCAGTTAAAAAAGAAGTTTTGGAAGCAAATGACGCTCAATTATTTAATCAAGAATTAGCTAAATTTAAAGAAACCGCAGGATTTAAGAAAGCTAGTGCAGAAGTCGCTATCGCCGCTAAAATTAATGGGGACTACGAATCTTCATCTCCAGAACAATTAGTAAGACTGTTTACCGATTTAGCTCCATATGTGGGGCAAGCAGAGCAATTTAAGCAGTGGTTGCAAAAATCAAAAGAGAATCAAACCGAAGTTGCTGTAGATGGTAAGGCGGGATATCTAGGAAAAAGAATTGTAGATGCGAAAGGAGTAGAAACCTTTATGCTATACAAAAAAGGAATCACAGGAGGATTGCAAATTCATAACATTACAGAAGGTATTAAGAGTATAAAACAAGGTAAAGATGTCCAGAATAATTTGAATGTAGTGATGGGGTATCTTTTTGGAGTAGATGACTTTACATTAACTACAGGTAAGGACGGTAAGTATAAATTGGTTGTAAATAATGATGAAAAAGCAAGACCTAAAAATGAGTTGTTACGCTACATTAATCAAGTAAGCGAAAAACCAAATACACCTATTTTGGCAAATATTGTTTCTGCAGTGAATACCGCGAGCACAAACATTAAAGATCCAAAGAAACTGAATCAAAGTCTAGATGTGATTTCAGAATCTGTAGCAAAAATTTTGGCACTCAGAGCGGTACATTATTTCGATGAGTTTGTAGACGATCTTTCTAGTGAGGATAAGCGAGTGACTGCCGTTCACGAAATGTCTGAAGGTTTAGGCTTCGTTTATGGATTACAATTTACTTACAATCCAGCAACAGGAAAACCGTATTTCTCTAATCAAGAAGTTACAGATTATGTGAATTCTATTGATTTTTGGAAGGCTGATGAAGCTAAAGAGAAATTAAGTGAAATAGCTAATGAATTGGCAAAAAGATTAAAATTTAATAGAAAAGATGCTTAA
- the lpdA gene encoding dihydrolipoyl dehydrogenase yields MQSFDVTVIGSGPGGYVAAIRAAQLGFKTALIEKYNTLGGTCLNVGCIPSKSLLDSSEHYHNAHKNFKEHGISLDNLSIDLAKMIERKNAVVEQTTKGIDFLMDKNKIQVFKGVGSFKDKNHILIQSEGGTQEIETKNTIIATGAKPASLPFIKIDKERIITSTEALSLKEIPKHLIVIGGGVIGLELGSVYQRIGAKVSVVEYADRLVPTMDGDVSKELRKILKKLGMDLHLSCKVSKVERAGEEVKVAFENKKGETEEITGDYVLVAVGRKPYTEGLGLEKVGVEVDERGRIVTNEHLETNIDGIYAIGDVVKGAMLAHKAEEEGVYVAERLAKQKPHIDYNLIPGVVYTWPEVAGVGKTEEQLKEEKVAYKVGKFNVRALGRARASGDIDGFVKVLADEKTDEILGVHIVSARAADMIAEAVTAMEFRASAEDLARICHAHPTYMEAVKEAALDATEKRALHS; encoded by the coding sequence ATGCAATCATTTGATGTTACCGTAATCGGCTCTGGGCCTGGAGGCTATGTAGCTGCCATAAGAGCCGCACAATTAGGTTTCAAAACGGCTTTAATCGAGAAATATAATACCCTTGGAGGAACTTGTCTAAATGTGGGGTGTATCCCGTCTAAATCTTTGTTGGACTCGTCTGAACATTATCACAACGCACACAAAAACTTCAAGGAACACGGCATTTCGCTAGATAATTTATCGATTGATTTAGCTAAAATGATTGAGCGTAAAAATGCAGTGGTAGAGCAAACTACCAAAGGGATTGATTTCTTGATGGATAAAAACAAAATTCAGGTTTTTAAAGGGGTAGGAAGTTTTAAGGATAAAAACCATATTTTGATACAATCTGAAGGCGGAACCCAAGAGATCGAAACTAAAAATACCATCATCGCAACGGGGGCAAAACCTGCGAGCCTTCCTTTTATCAAAATTGATAAAGAAAGAATCATCACCTCTACCGAGGCTTTAAGTTTAAAAGAAATTCCAAAGCATTTAATCGTAATCGGCGGTGGTGTCATCGGTCTTGAATTGGGCTCTGTGTATCAGAGAATCGGGGCAAAAGTGAGCGTGGTAGAATATGCTGATAGATTAGTCCCTACTATGGATGGTGATGTGTCTAAAGAATTGCGCAAAATCTTGAAAAAACTCGGAATGGATTTGCACCTTTCTTGCAAAGTTTCAAAAGTAGAAAGAGCGGGAGAAGAAGTAAAAGTAGCATTTGAAAACAAAAAAGGCGAAACCGAAGAAATCACAGGCGATTATGTTCTGGTAGCCGTAGGGCGAAAACCTTATACCGAAGGGCTTGGGCTCGAAAAAGTAGGCGTAGAAGTAGACGAGCGTGGGCGTATCGTGACCAATGAGCATTTAGAAACCAATATCGATGGGATTTATGCAATTGGCGATGTGGTAAAAGGAGCCATGTTGGCACACAAAGCAGAGGAAGAGGGCGTGTATGTGGCAGAGCGTTTGGCAAAACAAAAACCACATATTGATTACAATCTCATTCCAGGCGTAGTTTACACTTGGCCAGAAGTGGCGGGAGTAGGCAAAACCGAGGAACAATTAAAAGAAGAAAAAGTAGCGTATAAAGTAGGTAAATTTAATGTAAGAGCTTTGGGAAGAGCCAGAGCGAGCGGAGACATCGATGGATTTGTGAAAGTGCTTGCCGATGAAAAAACAGACGAAATCTTGGGCGTGCATATCGTTTCGGCAAGAGCTGCGGACATGATTGCAGAGGCAGTGACTGCAATGGAGTTCCGAGCCTCGGCAGAGGATTTAGCAAGAATTTGTCACGCACATCCTACTTACATGGAAGCGGTGAAGGAAGCCGCGCTCGATGCTACAGAAAAGCGAGCTTTGCATAGCTAA
- a CDS encoding multidrug effflux MFS transporter, protein MNLKTRLIFLIGAIAAIGPFTVDMYLPGFPAIARDLNTTEKMVSYTLTSYFIGISIGQLFYGPILDKFGRKKPLLLGLTLYLISSVVCALSPHVYVLILARFVQALGASVGMVAGTAIIRDQYGASEVAKMLSSVLLVMGVAPVIAPSLGSFFISHLSWRYIFYFLTLVSGVLILSLKIFLSETHGYQPHMDFRIRPILYNYYTALRQSKFVKYTLGGSIAMAIMFAYVSSIPFILMNIYKVSAGTFGIIFACNAAGFISGSQFNRLLLRKFQLHNLTRIISLVQLVISVVFLILAYNFELPLPVFLAFVFVVLFLLGFINPNATALALESFEKNIGVASALNGAVRMAAAALTSAMMGVCYNGTQFPLIWFMVILSLFGFVFIAWARRSSLA, encoded by the coding sequence ATGAATCTAAAAACTCGATTGATCTTTCTCATAGGTGCCATTGCAGCGATAGGTCCTTTTACGGTAGATATGTATTTGCCAGGTTTTCCTGCCATTGCTAGAGACTTAAACACGACCGAAAAAATGGTTTCTTACACCTTAACGAGTTATTTTATTGGGATTTCTATCGGTCAATTGTTTTACGGACCTATTTTGGATAAATTCGGAAGAAAGAAACCGCTGCTTTTAGGGCTGACTTTGTACTTAATTTCTTCTGTTGTTTGTGCATTGTCTCCGCATGTGTATGTTTTGATTTTAGCGAGATTTGTGCAAGCACTCGGTGCTAGCGTCGGAATGGTGGCGGGTACGGCAATTATTCGCGACCAATATGGCGCGAGCGAAGTGGCAAAAATGCTTTCCTCGGTTTTATTGGTCATGGGAGTGGCTCCCGTTATAGCTCCATCGTTGGGGAGTTTCTTTATTTCGCATTTGTCGTGGCGATACATTTTTTATTTCTTAACCTTGGTTTCGGGTGTTTTGATTTTAAGTTTAAAAATATTTTTGTCTGAGACACACGGCTACCAACCGCATATGGACTTCAGGATTCGCCCGATTTTGTATAATTATTATACAGCTTTGAGGCAGTCTAAATTTGTGAAATATACGCTAGGCGGGAGCATTGCGATGGCAATCATGTTTGCCTATGTATCGAGTATTCCGTTTATTTTGATGAATATTTACAAGGTTTCGGCTGGTACTTTTGGGATTATTTTTGCGTGCAATGCGGCAGGTTTCATTTCGGGAAGCCAGTTCAATCGTTTGCTTTTAAGGAAATTCCAATTGCATAATTTAACCCGAATTATATCGCTCGTTCAGCTTGTGATCTCTGTGGTGTTTTTAATTTTAGCATATAATTTTGAATTGCCTTTGCCTGTGTTTTTAGCCTTTGTGTTTGTCGTGTTGTTTTTGTTGGGCTTTATCAATCCAAACGCCACCGCCTTAGCGTTGGAGTCTTTTGAGAAAAACATCGGCGTGGCATCTGCATTAAACGGAGCTGTGCGTATGGCGGCAGCGGCACTCACTTCGGCAATGATGGGCGTGTGCTACAACGGAACGCAATTTCCGCTCATTTGGTTTATGGTTATTTTGAGCTTGTTTGGCTTTGTGTTTATTGCTTGGGCGCGTCGTAGTAGTCTGGCTTAA